A genomic segment from Brevundimonas sp. SORGH_AS_0993 encodes:
- a CDS encoding type ISP restriction/modification enzyme, with protein MTLNFDDYLKALAATPIDAKTEHTDRGALERLLKDAAADADTRLHVRHEPRGDKDGGGRPDFMVKRDARVVGYVENKQIDDSLDKLIRSDQIKKYQRLSENLLLTDYLEFVWLKKGQDPQRARLAHSTDLSGKMLALKPEATDQVAKLLRAFFSTAPQNIGRGQTLAVELATRAALLRDFLTEELVRQQKDNDLGKLHGLYAAFRDQIFHDLDIKAFADAFAQMLAYGLFLARLNAGAGVEVTLDNVRKFIPGSFSLIRELVRFLEEMDEPEYRPSRWVVDEILSIVNGIDLASIHNDLSFRARKAISRKIKAGDEEEHRLFEKDPFIYFYEDFLKAYDPAMRKGRGVYYTPPPVVNFIVRAIDDILKDTFGIADGLADHKRVTVLDFATGTGTFLLEVFERIFDTIGGPEAGKADGIVREHLTKNIYGFEYLIAPYTIAHLKLSQYLRDKGHPLQDQERLQVFLTNTLEPVEPQGNLLMPALAEEVKGAQEVKDKPILVITGNPPYSGHSKNTGAWITASIAEYRKGFPELSKPAQGKWLQDDYVKFIRFAQMKMDSVDEGVVGIITNHSWLDNPTFKGMRKSLLETFDQIHVLDLHGSTKKKERAPDGSADENVFDISQGVSVTIFIKRSGINKGVFHSDLWGKRLAKYQALVDRVLSVDSITSLSPADPDWLFRPHDEAGAARYREHPSIREIFAELGDPAPGFVTTHDQFAISFSPDEARGKVATLLASASEAEARKHFRLCTQEQWSYERAKSELPTINLADETTPILYRPFDRRWTIWDRNVAVHRRERVMGELRKGTLALVTSRMTKGEDFRHAQVSDMPIEAICMSPLTSNNGFAFPLYKDGVETFGTTFRDFLDARYGEHYDPEQILGYIYAILHAPTYRTRYAEFLRIDFPRIPFAETPEQFEALSALGWALIQTHLLKTVPRSKPRLGDYTGKGDHTVEAVRYSPEEQTVWINKTQGFANLPQGVWDFHIGGYQVIDKYLKSRKGRVLNLDEQTHVGNIAESLSFTISQMARIDAEYLKAFPSQ; from the coding sequence GTGACGCTGAATTTCGACGACTATCTAAAGGCCCTGGCCGCCACTCCGATCGACGCCAAGACCGAACACACCGATCGCGGGGCGCTGGAACGCCTGTTGAAAGACGCCGCCGCCGACGCCGACACGCGCCTGCACGTTCGGCACGAGCCGCGTGGTGACAAGGACGGCGGCGGCCGCCCCGACTTCATGGTCAAGCGCGACGCCCGTGTGGTCGGCTACGTCGAGAACAAGCAGATCGACGACAGCCTGGACAAGCTGATCCGCTCGGACCAGATCAAGAAATACCAGAGGCTGTCCGAGAACCTGCTACTCACGGATTATCTGGAATTCGTCTGGCTCAAGAAGGGCCAGGACCCCCAGCGCGCACGTCTGGCCCATTCCACCGACCTGTCGGGCAAGATGCTGGCGCTCAAGCCCGAGGCGACCGATCAGGTCGCCAAACTGCTGCGCGCCTTTTTCTCCACCGCGCCCCAGAACATCGGGCGGGGCCAGACGCTTGCGGTCGAACTGGCCACCCGCGCGGCCCTGCTGCGCGACTTTCTGACCGAAGAACTGGTCCGCCAGCAGAAGGACAATGACCTCGGCAAGCTGCACGGCCTCTACGCCGCCTTCCGGGATCAGATCTTCCACGACCTGGACATCAAGGCCTTCGCCGACGCCTTCGCCCAGATGCTGGCCTACGGCCTGTTCCTCGCGCGCCTCAACGCGGGCGCCGGCGTCGAGGTCACGCTGGACAACGTCCGCAAATTCATCCCCGGCAGCTTCAGCCTGATCCGCGAACTGGTCCGCTTCCTGGAGGAGATGGACGAGCCCGAGTATCGCCCCAGCCGCTGGGTGGTGGACGAAATCCTGTCCATCGTGAACGGCATCGACCTGGCCAGCATCCACAACGACCTGTCGTTCCGGGCGCGCAAGGCCATCAGCCGCAAGATCAAGGCCGGCGACGAAGAGGAGCATCGTCTCTTCGAGAAGGACCCCTTCATCTACTTCTACGAGGACTTCCTGAAGGCCTACGACCCGGCGATGCGCAAGGGGCGCGGCGTCTATTATACCCCGCCGCCGGTGGTGAACTTCATCGTCCGCGCCATCGACGACATCCTGAAGGACACCTTCGGCATCGCGGACGGTCTGGCCGACCACAAGCGGGTCACGGTTCTGGACTTCGCCACCGGCACCGGCACCTTCCTGCTGGAGGTGTTCGAACGCATCTTCGACACCATCGGCGGGCCGGAGGCGGGCAAGGCGGACGGCATCGTCCGCGAGCACCTGACGAAGAACATCTACGGCTTCGAATACCTGATCGCCCCCTACACCATCGCCCATCTGAAACTGTCGCAATACCTGCGCGACAAGGGCCATCCGTTGCAGGATCAGGAGCGGCTGCAGGTCTTCCTGACCAACACGCTGGAGCCGGTTGAGCCCCAAGGCAACCTGCTGATGCCCGCCCTGGCCGAGGAGGTGAAGGGCGCACAGGAGGTCAAGGACAAGCCGATCCTCGTGATAACCGGGAACCCGCCGTACTCGGGGCACTCGAAGAATACGGGCGCATGGATCACGGCCTCTATCGCCGAATACCGCAAGGGCTTCCCAGAGTTGTCAAAGCCCGCTCAGGGCAAGTGGCTTCAGGACGACTACGTCAAGTTCATCCGCTTCGCCCAGATGAAGATGGACAGCGTTGACGAGGGCGTCGTCGGCATCATCACGAACCACTCATGGCTCGACAATCCCACCTTCAAAGGCATGCGAAAGTCGTTGCTGGAAACATTTGATCAGATTCACGTCCTTGATCTGCACGGCAGCACCAAGAAGAAGGAACGAGCGCCTGATGGGTCGGCCGACGAAAATGTGTTCGACATCAGCCAAGGCGTTTCAGTCACAATCTTCATTAAGCGATCGGGCATCAACAAGGGCGTTTTTCACTCCGATCTGTGGGGTAAGCGCCTAGCTAAGTATCAAGCTCTGGTTGATCGCGTGCTGTCTGTCGACTCAATAACAAGCTTGAGCCCAGCAGACCCCGACTGGCTCTTTAGGCCTCACGATGAAGCTGGAGCGGCCAGATACCGGGAGCATCCCTCCATCCGGGAAATCTTTGCCGAACTAGGCGATCCCGCCCCGGGGTTCGTGACCACACACGACCAGTTCGCAATCTCATTCTCGCCCGACGAGGCGCGCGGCAAAGTCGCAACCTTGCTCGCCTCGGCCAGTGAAGCTGAAGCACGCAAACACTTCCGCCTCTGCACCCAAGAACAATGGAGCTATGAGCGCGCGAAGAGCGAGTTGCCGACGATAAACCTTGCTGACGAAACGACACCAATTCTCTATCGGCCCTTTGATCGCCGCTGGACGATCTGGGATCGCAACGTAGCCGTACATCGCCGAGAACGGGTGATGGGGGAACTGCGAAAGGGGACGCTAGCCCTCGTCACGTCAAGGATGACTAAAGGCGAAGATTTCCGACACGCCCAAGTTTCCGACATGCCAATCGAGGCGATCTGCATGTCGCCGTTGACGTCAAACAACGGATTCGCGTTTCCGCTATACAAGGACGGAGTGGAAACATTCGGGACCACGTTCCGCGACTTCCTCGACGCCCGCTACGGCGAACACTACGATCCCGAGCAGATCCTTGGCTACATCTACGCCATCCTGCACGCCCCGACCTATCGGACACGCTATGCCGAGTTCCTGCGCATCGACTTCCCGCGCATCCCCTTCGCCGAGACGCCGGAACAGTTCGAGGCCCTGTCGGCCCTCGGCTGGGCGCTGATCCAGACCCATCTGCTGAAGACCGTCCCGCGCTCAAAGCCGCGACTGGGCGACTATACGGGCAAGGGCGATCACACCGTCGAGGCCGTGCGCTATTCGCCCGAGGAGCAGACCGTCTGGATCAACAAGACGCAAGGGTTCGCCAACCTGCCCCAGGGCGTGTGGGACTTCCACATCGGCGGCTATCAGGTGATCGACAAGTATCTGAAGAGCCGCAAGGGCCGCGTCCTGAACCTGGACGAACAGACCCACGTCGGAAACATCGCCGAGAGCCTCAGCTTCACCATCTCCCAGATGGCCCGGATCGACGCCGAATATCTGAAGGCGTTTCCGTCGCAGTGA
- the uvrB gene encoding excinuclease ABC subunit UvrB, translating to MNRSSTPKPAAPRSAKPVHTPDPGVREAAAAFIRDTGKMPMFAPVAGPRLTPEEPVAAPADWVPHRPSREGTRKGGRFRLETTYTPAGDQPAAIAELVAQADAGDRDQVLLGVTGSGKTFTMAKVIEQTQRPALILAPNKTLAAQLYSEFKSFFPDNAVEYFVSYYDYYQPEAYVPRTDTYIEKDSSINEQIDRMRHSATRAILERDDVIVVASVSCIYGIGSVETYTAMTFTLKVGDQIDEAKLRADLIALQYKRNDAAFERGMFRKRGDVIEIFPVHLEDRAWRISLFGDELEAIQEFDPLTGKKTADLNEITVYAASHYVTPRPTLNQAVNGIKAELKETLDWMVENGKLLEAQRLEQRTRFDLEMMEATGSCAGIENYSRWLTGRAPGEPPPTFFEYIPDNALLFVDESHVTIGQINGMFRGDYRRKSTLAEYGFRLPSCIDNRPLKFEEWDAMRPQTVHVSATPGPWEMERAGGVFVEQVIRPTGLIDPPVDIRPVSGATRNQVDDVIDEVKATTARGYRSLVTTLTKKMAEDLTEYMHEQGVRVRYMHSDVDTLERIEILRDLRLGAFDCLIGINLLREGLDIPECGLVAILDADKEGFLRSETSLIQTIGRAARNVDGRVILYADRMTGSMERAIAETDRRRERQMQWNAEHGVTPESVKRDIKEILDSPYESRALDRLTTPGVAETAKPFVGSNFQAALKDLEGRMREAASNLEFEEAARLRDEIKRMKLMDLEFANEALTGAGEQVDKSAPKKWRAEAAAEKAAAFRKGR from the coding sequence ATGAACCGTTCTTCGACGCCGAAGCCCGCTGCGCCCCGGTCCGCCAAGCCCGTCCATACGCCCGATCCCGGCGTGCGCGAGGCGGCGGCGGCCTTCATCCGCGATACGGGCAAGATGCCCATGTTCGCCCCGGTCGCCGGCCCGCGCCTGACGCCGGAGGAGCCGGTCGCCGCCCCCGCCGACTGGGTTCCGCACCGCCCCTCGCGCGAGGGGACCAGGAAGGGCGGCCGGTTCCGGCTGGAGACGACCTACACCCCCGCCGGCGACCAGCCCGCCGCCATCGCCGAACTGGTGGCCCAGGCGGACGCCGGGGACCGCGATCAGGTGCTGCTGGGCGTCACCGGCTCGGGCAAGACCTTCACCATGGCCAAGGTCATCGAACAGACCCAACGCCCGGCCCTGATCCTGGCCCCGAACAAGACCCTGGCCGCCCAGCTCTATTCCGAGTTCAAGAGCTTCTTCCCCGACAATGCGGTCGAGTATTTCGTCAGCTACTACGACTATTATCAACCCGAAGCTTATGTCCCAAGAACAGACACTTACATCGAAAAAGACTCGTCCATAAACGAGCAGATCGACCGGATGCGCCACTCGGCGACGCGGGCGATCCTGGAGCGGGACGACGTCATCGTGGTGGCCTCCGTCTCCTGCATTTACGGCATCGGGTCGGTGGAGACCTATACGGCGATGACGTTCACGCTGAAGGTGGGGGACCAGATCGACGAGGCGAAGCTGCGGGCGGATCTGATCGCGCTGCAGTACAAGCGCAACGACGCTGCGTTCGAGCGCGGCATGTTCCGCAAACGCGGCGACGTGATCGAAATCTTCCCCGTCCACCTGGAAGACCGGGCCTGGCGCATCAGCCTGTTCGGGGACGAGTTGGAGGCGATCCAGGAGTTCGACCCCCTGACCGGCAAGAAGACCGCCGACCTGAACGAGATCACCGTCTACGCCGCCAGCCACTACGTCACCCCCCGCCCGACGCTGAACCAGGCCGTCAACGGCATCAAGGCCGAGTTGAAGGAGACGCTGGACTGGATGGTCGAGAACGGCAAGCTGCTGGAGGCGCAACGCCTCGAACAGCGCACCCGCTTCGATCTGGAGATGATGGAGGCCACCGGCAGCTGCGCCGGCATCGAGAACTACAGCCGCTGGCTGACCGGCCGCGCGCCGGGCGAGCCGCCGCCCACCTTCTTCGAATACATCCCCGACAACGCCCTGCTGTTCGTGGACGAGAGCCACGTCACCATCGGCCAGATCAACGGCATGTTCCGGGGCGACTACCGCCGCAAGTCGACGCTGGCGGAATACGGCTTCCGCCTGCCCTCCTGCATCGACAACAGACCCCTCAAGTTCGAGGAATGGGACGCCATGCGGCCCCAGACGGTGCATGTCAGCGCCACCCCCGGCCCGTGGGAGATGGAGCGGGCGGGCGGCGTCTTCGTGGAGCAGGTCATCCGCCCCACCGGCCTGATCGACCCGCCGGTGGACATCCGCCCGGTCAGCGGCGCGACCCGCAACCAGGTCGACGACGTCATCGACGAGGTCAAGGCCACGACGGCCCGCGGCTATCGCTCCCTCGTCACCACCCTGACCAAGAAGATGGCCGAGGACCTGACCGAATACATGCACGAACAGGGGGTGCGCGTCCGCTACATGCACTCCGACGTCGACACGCTTGAGCGGATCGAGATCCTGCGCGACCTGCGGCTGGGCGCCTTCGACTGCCTGATCGGCATCAACCTGCTGCGCGAGGGTCTGGACATCCCCGAGTGCGGCCTGGTCGCCATTTTGGACGCGGACAAGGAGGGCTTCCTGCGCTCGGAGACCTCCCTGATCCAGACCATCGGCCGCGCCGCGCGCAACGTGGACGGCCGCGTCATCCTGTACGCCGACCGCATGACCGGCTCGATGGAGCGCGCCATCGCCGAGACCGACCGCCGCCGCGAACGGCAGATGCAATGGAACGCCGAGCATGGCGTCACGCCCGAAAGCGTCAAGCGCGACATCAAGGAAATCCTGGACAGCCCCTATGAGTCCCGCGCCCTGGACCGCCTGACCACGCCCGGCGTGGCCGAGACCGCCAAACCCTTCGTCGGCTCCAACTTCCAGGCCGCGCTCAAGGATCTGGAAGGCCGCATGCGCGAGGCCGCCTCCAACCTGGAGTTCGAAGAAGCCGCCCGCCTGCGCGACGAGATCAAGCGCATGAAGCTGATGGACCTGGAGTTCGCCAACGAAGCCCTGACCGGCGCGGGGGAGCAGGTCGACAAGTCCGCCCCGAAGAAGTGGCGCGCGGAGGCGGCGGCGGAAAAGGCGGCGGCGTTCAGAAAGGGGCGGTAG
- a CDS encoding DNA cytosine methyltransferase, whose amino-acid sequence MSESPTAVSLFSSGGIGDIALHAAGVRTLVASEILAERAALFQQNFPEATLVVGDIWQTASKIISTAESRLRGGELDIIFATPPCQGMSKNGRGKLLQGIRAGRKPTLDVRNQLMLPTLDVVTALRPKVFVVENVPEMEQTIILSRDGRYIGLLDLIDEILTPLGYTGRSSVIEFADYGVPQRRQRLITVFSRIPSVQAAFLTKQWLPQPTHAKRPSLLEKPWITVEQTIGHLPPLDAGSPQTAKSEIPLHRVPLLDESKYFWVSNTPPGGGAFDNQCVAIDCGYDGNATHGNQRSAGGINQSSKTTPVRCQKCGSLLPRPWVIRDGEHCLMSGFTSAYKRMRGDLPASALTRNLSYACSDQKLHPTQNRVLSLYEACLIHTIDENQYSWIRADGGRVSDKLIRDVIGESIPPLGLKAIFDHILGLVRTDRMLSAA is encoded by the coding sequence ATGAGCGAATCGCCTACCGCAGTCAGCTTGTTCAGTTCGGGAGGCATCGGTGACATCGCACTGCATGCCGCCGGCGTGCGCACGCTCGTTGCTAGCGAAATATTAGCAGAGCGGGCTGCGCTGTTTCAGCAGAACTTTCCCGAAGCCACACTCGTCGTCGGCGATATTTGGCAAACGGCCAGCAAAATTATCTCAACCGCCGAAAGCCGCCTTCGCGGCGGCGAACTGGACATTATTTTCGCCACCCCTCCTTGTCAGGGAATGTCCAAGAACGGACGAGGCAAGCTTCTTCAGGGCATCCGAGCGGGACGGAAACCTACGCTCGACGTCCGCAACCAGTTGATGTTGCCAACGCTGGATGTCGTGACCGCCCTGCGCCCAAAAGTCTTCGTCGTAGAGAACGTTCCAGAGATGGAGCAGACGATCATCCTTTCACGCGACGGGCGATATATCGGCTTGCTCGACCTGATAGACGAAATACTCACGCCACTCGGTTACACAGGCCGATCATCGGTGATAGAATTTGCGGACTACGGCGTACCCCAAAGACGACAGCGGCTCATTACTGTATTTTCGAGAATTCCAAGCGTTCAAGCGGCTTTCCTAACCAAGCAGTGGCTGCCGCAACCGACTCATGCAAAGCGCCCTAGTTTGCTTGAAAAGCCTTGGATAACAGTCGAGCAAACCATCGGTCATCTGCCGCCTCTCGACGCTGGATCACCGCAAACGGCAAAGTCTGAAATACCTCTGCACCGCGTACCACTGCTGGACGAGAGCAAGTATTTTTGGGTATCCAACACGCCTCCGGGCGGGGGCGCTTTCGATAATCAATGCGTAGCGATCGATTGCGGTTACGACGGAAACGCCACTCATGGCAATCAGCGGAGCGCTGGCGGCATAAATCAGTCCAGTAAAACAACCCCCGTAAGGTGCCAGAAATGCGGCTCCCTGCTACCTCGTCCGTGGGTCATCCGTGATGGCGAGCACTGCCTGATGTCTGGCTTCACCTCCGCTTACAAGAGAATGCGCGGCGACCTTCCAGCAAGCGCATTAACACGGAACTTGTCTTATGCTTGCAGCGACCAGAAACTTCACCCCACGCAAAACAGAGTTCTCTCACTATATGAAGCTTGTTTGATACATACTATTGACGAAAATCAGTATTCGTGGATCAGAGCCGATGGCGGCCGGGTCAGCGACAAACTCATCAGGGATGTTATCGGAGAAAGCATCCCCCCCCTGGGACTTAAGGCGATCTTTGATCATATACTGGGGTTAGTACGAACTGACCGCATGCTCAGCGCAGCTTAG
- a CDS encoding helix-turn-helix domain-containing protein: protein MVDSASQINAAIADLVREYRLARGFSQEHLASLCGLDRTYISSIERKRSNISVQALAKIGDALSLPPGQMLNRIATIIESSS, encoded by the coding sequence GTGGTCGATTCGGCATCTCAGATTAACGCAGCGATTGCGGACCTTGTCCGCGAGTATCGACTTGCGCGTGGCTTCAGCCAAGAGCATCTCGCTTCGCTGTGTGGACTCGACCGTACTTATATCTCCTCAATCGAGCGCAAGAGAAGCAACATATCTGTTCAGGCTCTAGCCAAAATAGGAGATGCATTAAGTTTGCCTCCGGGTCAGATGTTGAACAGGATTGCGACCATTATCGAATCTTCGTCATGA
- the lepA gene encoding translation elongation factor 4, with protein sequence MTTPPISNIRNFSVVAHIDHGKSTLSDRLIQFTGGLSAREMSEQVLDNMEIEQERGITIKAQTVRLNYRAKDGQDYVLNLMDTPGHVDFAYEVSRSLAACEGSLLVVDASQGVEAQTLANVYQAIDNNHEIVPVLNKIDLPAAEPERVKAQIEEVIGLDASDAVECSAKSGLGIEDVLEAIVTRLPAPKGDIDAPLKAMLVDAWYDPYLGVVLLVRVFDGVLKTGQRIKMMQSGSTHLVDRVGVFLPKNTPVDQLGPGEVGFITAQIKEVAHAAVGDTITDEKKPTAEPLKGFKEVQSVVFCGLFPVDAADFEDLRAAIGKLRLNDASFTYEMESSAALGFGFRCGFLGLLHLEIIQERLSREFNLDLIATAPSVVYKIHLRDGSEMDLHNPADLPDVMQIETIAEPWIKATILTPDEYLGGVIKLCQDRRGQQVELSYVGSRAMVVYELPLNEVVFDFYDRLKSISKGYASFDYEITDYKVGDLVKMSILVNAEPVDALSMLVHRARAETRGRGMVEKMKELIPPHLFQIPIQAAIGGKIIARETVRALRKDVTSKCYGGDATRKKKLLEKQKAGKKRMRQFGKVEIPQEAFIAALKMDED encoded by the coding sequence ATGACGACTCCCCCGATCTCGAACATTCGCAACTTCAGCGTGGTCGCCCACATCGACCACGGCAAGTCGACCCTGTCCGACCGCCTGATCCAGTTCACCGGCGGCCTGTCGGCGCGGGAGATGTCGGAACAGGTCTTGGATAATATGGAGATCGAGCAGGAGCGCGGGATCACCATCAAGGCCCAGACCGTGCGTCTGAACTACAGGGCCAAGGACGGGCAGGACTATGTCCTGAACCTGATGGACACGCCGGGCCACGTCGATTTCGCCTATGAGGTGTCCCGTTCGCTGGCCGCCTGCGAAGGCTCGCTGCTGGTCGTGGACGCCTCGCAGGGGGTCGAGGCCCAGACCCTGGCCAACGTCTATCAGGCCATCGACAACAACCATGAGATCGTCCCGGTCCTGAACAAGATCGATCTGCCGGCCGCCGAGCCCGAGCGGGTCAAGGCCCAGATCGAGGAGGTCATCGGCCTGGACGCCTCGGACGCCGTGGAGTGTTCGGCCAAGTCCGGCCTGGGCATCGAGGACGTGCTGGAGGCCATCGTCACCCGCCTGCCGGCGCCCAAGGGCGACATCGACGCCCCCCTGAAGGCCATGCTGGTCGACGCCTGGTACGACCCCTATCTGGGCGTCGTCCTGTTGGTCCGGGTCTTCGACGGCGTTCTGAAGACCGGCCAGCGCATCAAGATGATGCAGTCCGGCTCGACCCATCTGGTGGACCGCGTCGGCGTCTTCCTGCCCAAGAACACGCCCGTCGATCAGCTCGGCCCCGGCGAGGTCGGCTTCATCACCGCCCAGATCAAGGAGGTCGCCCACGCCGCCGTCGGCGACACCATCACCGACGAGAAGAAGCCGACCGCCGAACCGCTGAAGGGGTTCAAGGAAGTCCAGTCGGTGGTCTTCTGCGGCCTGTTCCCCGTGGACGCCGCCGATTTCGAGGACCTGCGCGCCGCCATCGGCAAGCTGCGCCTGAACGACGCCTCCTTCACCTATGAGATGGAATCCAGCGCGGCCCTGGGCTTCGGCTTCCGCTGCGGCTTCCTGGGGCTGCTGCACCTTGAAATCATTCAGGAACGCCTCAGCCGCGAGTTCAACCTGGACCTGATCGCCACGGCGCCGTCCGTGGTTTACAAGATCCACCTGCGCGACGGGTCCGAGATGGACCTGCACAACCCGGCCGACCTGCCCGACGTGATGCAGATCGAGACCATCGCCGAGCCCTGGATCAAGGCCACCATCCTGACGCCCGACGAATATCTGGGCGGGGTCATCAAGCTGTGCCAGGACCGGCGCGGCCAGCAGGTGGAGCTGTCCTACGTCGGCAGCCGCGCCATGGTGGTCTATGAGCTGCCGCTGAACGAGGTGGTGTTCGACTTCTACGACCGGCTGAAATCCATCTCCAAGGGCTACGCCTCCTTCGACTACGAGATCACCGACTACAAGGTCGGCGATCTGGTCAAGATGTCCATCCTGGTCAACGCCGAGCCGGTCGACGCCCTGTCCATGCTGGTTCACCGCGCCCGCGCCGAGACGCGCGGCCGGGGCATGGTCGAGAAGATGAAGGAGCTGATCCCGCCCCACCTGTTCCAGATCCCGATCCAGGCGGCCATCGGCGGCAAGATCATCGCCCGCGAAACCGTCCGCGCCCTGAGGAAGGACGTGACCAGCAAATGCTACGGCGGCGACGCCACCCGCAAGAAGAAGCTGCTGGAAAAGCAAAAGGCCGGCAAGAAGCGCATGCGCCAATTCGGCAAGGTCGAAATTCCCCAGGAAGCCTTCATCGCGGCGCTTAAGATGGACGAGGATTAA
- a CDS encoding efflux RND transporter periplasmic adaptor subunit — MTTRTPPSRPFLVLGLLALSAAGLSGCGGKDDAKTDGQVEAGARQTVTAAVVTRTSLSRTVSASGSVSAWEEVPVAAETGGLTAVALYVDEGAYVRQGQPLVQMNDVLLRAQLRQQQAQVQLAQANAARDDAALARAQELKERGFLSQASLDTTLANQRSSTASLAAARAALSETQTRLNQSTIRAPVAGLIVSRSVTKGQIISAGTELFRMVRDGRLELDAQVPETELGLVRAGQSATVTSSEAGATSGTVRIVTPEVNPQTRLGLARITLAPNAQLRPGMFARAEIAVGDQPALVVPASAVVYREGKAGVYVVGQGDVVRFAPVTTGIRSGDGVAVTGVQAGQRVVVQGAGFLGEGDHVTVAPATGTPQPAPAAAAPATTR; from the coding sequence ATGACGACCCGAACCCCGCCGAGCCGCCCCTTCCTTGTCCTGGGCCTCCTGGCCCTGTCGGCCGCCGGCCTGAGCGGTTGCGGCGGCAAGGACGACGCCAAGACGGACGGCCAGGTCGAGGCCGGCGCGCGCCAGACGGTGACGGCCGCCGTCGTGACCCGGACAAGCCTAAGCCGCACGGTCAGCGCCTCGGGCTCGGTCTCAGCCTGGGAAGAGGTGCCGGTCGCGGCCGAGACGGGCGGCCTGACGGCTGTGGCCCTGTATGTCGACGAAGGCGCCTATGTCCGCCAGGGCCAACCCTTGGTGCAAATGAACGACGTCCTGCTGCGCGCCCAGTTGCGCCAGCAGCAGGCCCAGGTCCAGCTGGCCCAGGCCAACGCCGCGCGCGACGACGCCGCCCTGGCCCGCGCGCAGGAACTGAAGGAACGCGGCTTCCTTAGCCAGGCGTCGCTGGACACGACCCTGGCCAACCAGCGCAGTTCCACCGCCAGTCTGGCCGCCGCCCGCGCGGCCCTGTCGGAAACCCAGACGCGGCTGAACCAATCGACCATCCGCGCGCCCGTCGCCGGCCTGATCGTCAGCCGCAGCGTCACCAAGGGCCAGATCATCAGCGCCGGGACCGAGCTGTTCCGCATGGTGCGCGACGGCCGGCTGGAGCTGGACGCCCAGGTGCCTGAGACCGAATTGGGCCTGGTGCGCGCCGGCCAGTCGGCGACCGTGACCTCCAGCGAGGCGGGAGCGACGTCGGGAACCGTCCGCATCGTCACGCCCGAGGTCAATCCGCAGACCCGCCTGGGTCTGGCCCGCATCACCCTGGCCCCCAACGCCCAGCTGCGTCCGGGCATGTTCGCCCGCGCCGAAATCGCGGTCGGCGACCAGCCGGCTCTGGTCGTGCCCGCATCGGCCGTCGTCTACCGGGAAGGCAAGGCAGGGGTCTATGTCGTCGGCCAGGGCGACGTCGTGCGCTTCGCCCCCGTCACGACCGGGATCCGCAGCGGCGACGGGGTGGCGGTCACGGGCGTTCAGGCCGGACAGCGCGTCGTGGTCCAGGGCGCAGGCTTCCTGGGCGAGGGCGACCATGTGACGGTCGCCCCGGCGACGGGAACGCCGCAGCCGGCGCCCGCCGCTGCCGCGCCTGCGACAACGCGCTAG